The Fibrobacter sp. genome contains a region encoding:
- a CDS encoding UDP-N-acetylmuramoyl-L-alanyl-D-glutamate--2,6-diaminopimelate ligase, which yields MLSETLMKNLDVRGLCDDSRRVKAHDLFFSLPAENYEEFARNAIAAGAVAVVGETVAPEGLTSKWIQVSDVKTARLDAARIFYKDPFAKLTCHAVTGTNGKTTSAFLMDAMLTAAGKKVALLGTIKNKVGDVSVPANLTTPGLLDLYAFAAKAVDAGCTDLVMETSSHALHQSRMAGVSYRSGLFSNLTQDHLDYHRTMEAYFDAKKLLFTKFLAADGVAVVNIDDEHGAALSDELKAMGKNVMAVSRLGNAKADVKPEGAVENTEDGLKFVLPAISGDKFETPLCGDFNVDNVLLVLSWAKAVGVSEEAMRKALAEIRVPGRFEKVWNKDGKHVIVDYAHTPDALERVLATARSLCRGKLSCVFGCGGDRDKTKRPIMGAIAEKMSDKAWLTSDNPRTENPTDIINDVRAGMSTDKFEVVEKREEAIAKACAELKDGDWLVVAGKGHEDYQIIGKTKHHFDDHEEVVKAMENV from the coding sequence ATGCTGTCTGAAACTTTGATGAAGAACCTGGATGTTCGTGGTTTGTGTGACGATTCCCGTCGTGTGAAGGCTCACGACTTGTTCTTCTCGCTGCCTGCTGAAAACTATGAGGAATTCGCCCGCAATGCAATTGCCGCGGGTGCTGTTGCCGTTGTTGGCGAGACTGTGGCTCCTGAGGGATTGACTTCCAAGTGGATTCAGGTGTCCGATGTGAAGACTGCTCGCCTCGATGCTGCTAGGATTTTCTATAAGGATCCTTTTGCTAAGCTTACCTGCCACGCAGTTACGGGCACCAATGGCAAGACCACCAGCGCATTCCTGATGGATGCCATGCTGACGGCTGCTGGCAAGAAGGTTGCCCTGCTTGGCACGATCAAGAATAAGGTGGGCGATGTTTCTGTTCCCGCCAACTTGACTACCCCGGGTCTCTTGGACTTGTACGCATTCGCTGCCAAGGCTGTGGATGCGGGCTGCACTGACCTTGTGATGGAAACATCTTCTCATGCTCTTCATCAGTCCCGCATGGCAGGCGTCAGCTATAGAAGCGGCTTGTTCAGCAACCTGACTCAGGATCATCTTGACTACCACAGGACCATGGAAGCCTATTTTGATGCAAAGAAGCTTCTGTTCACGAAGTTCCTTGCTGCAGATGGCGTTGCCGTTGTGAATATCGACGATGAACACGGCGCTGCACTCAGTGATGAACTGAAGGCCATGGGCAAGAATGTGATGGCTGTTTCCCGTCTCGGTAACGCTAAGGCCGACGTGAAGCCTGAAGGTGCTGTGGAAAATACCGAAGATGGCTTGAAGTTTGTTCTGCCGGCTATTAGCGGCGACAAGTTTGAAACTCCTCTTTGCGGTGATTTCAATGTGGACAATGTCCTGTTGGTTCTTTCCTGGGCAAAGGCTGTAGGCGTATCTGAAGAAGCTATGCGTAAGGCCCTCGCCGAGATCCGTGTTCCGGGCCGTTTCGAAAAGGTCTGGAACAAGGATGGAAAGCATGTGATTGTTGACTATGCTCATACTCCCGATGCTCTGGAACGTGTGCTTGCCACTGCCCGCTCTCTCTGCCGTGGCAAGCTCTCTTGCGTATTCGGCTGTGGCGGTGACCGCGATAAGACCAAGCGCCCCATTATGGGTGCCATTGCGGAAAAGATGAGCGACAAGGCTTGGCTCACTTCCGATAATCCTCGTACCGAAAATCCGACTGACATTATCAATGATGTTCGTGCCGGTATGAGTACCGACAAGTTCGAGGTGGTTGAAAAGCGTGAAGAAGCCATTGCCAAGGCTTGTGCAGAACTTAAGGACGGTGACTGGCTGGTTGTCGCTGGCAAGGGTCACGAAGACTACCAGATTATCGGTAAGACCAAACATCATTTTGACGACCACGAGGAAGTGGTGAAGGCTATGGAAAATGTTTAA
- the murC gene encoding UDP-N-acetylmuramate--L-alanine ligase — protein sequence MQINDCKRVRRLHFVGIGGAGMSGIAEVLHANGFIVSGSDMSESAVVDYLRNLGIRVDPKHDAKNVEDADLVVYSSAVPHDNPELVEARNRRIPVIKRAEMLGELMRMKYTLSIAGTHGKTTTTSIVGQIWEEAGLDPTIIVGGVVKGHGSGAKVGKGNYLIAESDEFDRSFLSMMPSSAIITNIDADHLDTYENIEDIKDAFVQFANKIPFYGQIILCLDDSNVQQILARLKKPVITYGFSRQAKYRVDNLRFEKGFPVFEILNDGVSLGEFKLQIPGRHNVLNATAAVALAIEEGISADIARKAVAAFEGVKRRFEFIGEKNDVMVFDDYAHHPTEATATLLGFRDAFPDKRVIVAFQPHLFTRTRDQHEAFGSAFANCDVLLATDIYPAREKPIEGVTGKLVSDSATNRGHRDARFIGSLDNLIPELKKTLRPGDVVVLMGAGSIYKLGETILEECL from the coding sequence ATGCAGATTAATGATTGCAAGCGTGTCCGTCGACTCCATTTTGTTGGCATTGGTGGCGCAGGCATGTCTGGCATTGCAGAAGTTCTTCATGCCAATGGCTTTATCGTCAGTGGCTCCGACATGAGTGAAAGTGCCGTTGTGGATTATTTGCGCAATCTGGGTATTCGCGTAGATCCCAAGCACGATGCCAAGAATGTAGAAGACGCTGATCTGGTTGTCTATTCCTCCGCCGTTCCCCATGACAATCCGGAACTGGTTGAAGCTCGCAACCGTCGTATTCCTGTTATCAAGCGTGCAGAAATGCTTGGCGAACTGATGCGTATGAAGTATACGCTCTCTATCGCCGGTACTCACGGCAAGACCACTACCACTTCCATCGTTGGCCAGATTTGGGAAGAAGCCGGATTGGATCCCACAATCATCGTTGGCGGTGTTGTAAAGGGTCACGGAAGTGGCGCCAAGGTGGGTAAGGGCAATTACCTCATTGCTGAATCCGACGAATTTGACCGCAGCTTCCTTTCTATGATGCCTTCTTCTGCCATCATTACCAACATTGATGCAGACCATTTGGATACTTACGAAAATATCGAAGACATCAAGGACGCTTTCGTACAGTTTGCAAATAAGATTCCGTTCTACGGCCAGATTATCCTTTGCCTTGACGATTCCAACGTGCAGCAGATTTTGGCTCGCTTGAAGAAGCCTGTGATTACTTACGGATTCTCTCGCCAGGCTAAGTACCGCGTGGACAACCTTCGCTTTGAAAAGGGTTTCCCTGTATTTGAAATTTTGAATGACGGTGTTTCTCTGGGTGAATTCAAGCTCCAGATTCCTGGCCGCCATAACGTGCTGAACGCTACCGCTGCAGTGGCCCTTGCCATTGAAGAAGGCATTTCTGCCGATATCGCCCGCAAGGCTGTAGCTGCTTTCGAAGGTGTTAAGCGCCGCTTTGAATTTATCGGTGAAAAGAATGACGTGATGGTCTTTGATGACTATGCTCATCATCCGACTGAAGCAACTGCAACCTTGCTTGGCTTCCGCGATGCATTCCCGGACAAGCGTGTAATCGTTGCTTTCCAGCCTCATCTTTTTACTCGTACCCGCGACCAGCACGAAGCTTTTGGTAGTGCTTTTGCCAACTGCGATGTTCTGCTTGCAACCGATATTTACCCTGCCCGTGAAAAGCCTATTGAAGGTGTGACCGGCAAGTTGGTTTCTGATAGTGCAACGAATCGCGGCCATCGTGATGCTCGCTTTATCGGAAGCCTAGATAATTTGATTCCTGAACTCAAGAAGACTCTTCGCCCTGGTGACGTGGTAGTCCTGATGGGTGCAGGCAGCATCTATAAACTGGGCGAAACAATTCTTGAGGAATGTCTCTAA
- the murG gene encoding undecaprenyldiphospho-muramoylpentapeptide beta-N-acetylglucosaminyltransferase produces the protein MKKFLFVCGGTGGHIFPAVAIADSLKKMGVTDITFAGRKDSMEERLVAKNWPYEYISAVPLHRGPFLKNLALPYNLTKSLVRAKSVIKKVKPDVVVATGGYVSLPIVLAAGSMGVPVYLQEQNAVAGVANKIGARYAKTVFVTSPEAGSFFPAEKVQVFGNPVRELPSGDSLARPAEFAEGKKAVFIVGGSQGAAGINNKIEDSIKAITARDDVSVVWQVGVKNVAAINDRLGEMPNVAVRGFLDGIYSYMKHADLIISRAGASALAEILAFGKPSILLPFPHATANHQEHNARVVEKAGAALVELDAEDNHLWEKVESLLADEGRLANMAVAAKKLGMPDAADQIAKVIMEKECGSVKSEEVKENA, from the coding sequence ATGAAGAAGTTTCTTTTCGTATGCGGCGGCACCGGTGGCCATATCTTTCCGGCGGTAGCCATTGCTGATAGCCTCAAGAAGATGGGCGTGACCGACATTACTTTTGCCGGCCGTAAGGATTCTATGGAAGAACGTCTTGTGGCTAAGAACTGGCCTTACGAATACATTTCCGCAGTGCCTCTTCATCGTGGACCATTCCTTAAGAATTTGGCTCTGCCTTACAATTTGACAAAGTCTCTTGTTCGCGCCAAGAGCGTTATCAAGAAGGTTAAGCCCGATGTAGTTGTAGCTACCGGTGGTTACGTTTCTCTTCCCATTGTTCTTGCTGCAGGCTCCATGGGCGTGCCTGTCTATCTGCAGGAACAGAATGCGGTTGCTGGCGTTGCCAATAAGATTGGTGCCCGCTATGCAAAGACCGTCTTTGTGACTTCTCCTGAAGCAGGTTCTTTCTTCCCTGCAGAAAAGGTTCAGGTTTTCGGAAATCCGGTTCGTGAACTTCCGTCGGGTGATTCCCTGGCCCGTCCTGCTGAATTTGCCGAAGGCAAGAAGGCTGTGTTTATCGTCGGTGGCTCTCAGGGTGCTGCTGGCATCAACAATAAGATTGAAGATAGCATTAAGGCTATTACCGCCCGTGACGATGTCTCTGTCGTTTGGCAGGTTGGGGTCAAGAACGTTGCTGCAATCAACGACCGCCTGGGTGAAATGCCCAATGTGGCAGTCCGTGGCTTCCTTGATGGTATCTATTCCTACATGAAGCATGCCGACTTGATTATTAGCCGTGCAGGTGCATCCGCCTTGGCTGAAATTCTTGCCTTTGGCAAACCCTCCATTCTTTTGCCGTTCCCCCATGCCACTGCAAACCACCAGGAACACAACGCTCGTGTTGTGGAAAAGGCTGGTGCAGCTCTTGTTGAATTGGATGCCGAAGACAATCACCTTTGGGAAAAGGTGGAATCTCTCCTGGCCGACGAAGGTCGCCTTGCAAATATGGCTGTCGCTGCAAAGAAGCTTGGCATGCCCGATGCTGCAGATCAGATCGCCAAGGTGATTATGGAAAAGGAATGCGGCTCTGTGAAGTCTGAAGAAGTAAAGGAGAATGCATAA
- a CDS encoding UDP-N-acetylmuramoyl-tripeptide--D-alanyl-D-alanine ligase — MFKLDLKIKELLEILETQAVGVNGRTQNRKVNLCMDSREPANGVVFWPLKGARFDAHQFVPQMEKNGALMSVVNQDAVGIETFKMYAPVEDTTKALLKLAKGYQRNFKVKKVAITGSNGKTTTKEMTKAVLSMKYNTHATAGNYNNHIGVPMTLFQLKHSHEAAVIEMGTSGPDEIRPLSLAAEPDIAVITNIGASHLEKLKDYDGVFAEKRTIVAGLKKNGLLIVNADDERLCKLRSNTSYKVVTFGIKRGIYKPEKLSWNEDNCATFYIGRTKFSLKVPGIHNVYNALAAIAIGEAYKVSKTDIAKALSNFHSTNMRMEIKVANGFKIASDCYNANPSSTKMALLTLGSASANRRIAILGDMLELGSLADKFHQEIGAMVPEMNFDMLFTVGEKSKLYVKGAKAKGMKKAYHFENVESLIASLTVVVAEGDLLLVKGSRGMHMEQVVDAMLKLTKVSV, encoded by the coding sequence ATGTTTAAGCTGGATTTGAAAATTAAGGAACTGCTTGAAATTCTTGAAACCCAGGCTGTGGGCGTTAATGGCCGTACCCAGAACCGCAAGGTGAATCTTTGCATGGATTCCAGGGAACCTGCCAATGGTGTTGTTTTTTGGCCTCTTAAGGGTGCTCGTTTTGACGCCCACCAGTTTGTACCTCAAATGGAAAAGAATGGAGCTCTGATGAGTGTTGTGAATCAGGATGCCGTAGGTATTGAAACCTTTAAGATGTACGCACCGGTGGAAGATACCACCAAGGCACTTCTCAAACTGGCTAAGGGCTATCAGCGTAACTTTAAGGTTAAGAAGGTTGCCATTACTGGCAGTAATGGCAAGACTACGACCAAGGAAATGACCAAGGCAGTACTTTCCATGAAGTATAACACTCATGCAACAGCCGGTAATTACAACAACCATATCGGCGTTCCTATGACCTTGTTCCAGCTGAAGCATTCTCACGAAGCTGCCGTTATCGAAATGGGTACTAGCGGCCCCGATGAAATCCGCCCCCTTTCTTTGGCTGCAGAACCGGATATCGCCGTGATTACCAATATCGGTGCTAGCCATCTGGAAAAGTTGAAGGATTACGATGGCGTATTTGCCGAAAAGAGAACCATCGTGGCTGGCCTTAAGAAGAATGGTCTTTTGATTGTAAATGCCGACGATGAACGTCTTTGCAAGCTTCGCAGCAATACCAGCTATAAGGTGGTAACCTTCGGTATCAAGCGTGGTATTTACAAGCCTGAAAAGCTGAGCTGGAACGAAGATAACTGCGCAACCTTCTACATTGGTCGCACCAAGTTCAGCCTGAAGGTTCCGGGTATCCACAACGTTTATAACGCTCTGGCTGCAATCGCCATTGGCGAAGCTTATAAGGTTTCCAAGACCGATATCGCCAAGGCTCTCTCCAATTTCCATTCCACCAATATGCGTATGGAAATCAAGGTGGCCAACGGTTTCAAGATCGCTTCTGACTGCTACAATGCAAATCCCTCTTCTACCAAGATGGCTTTGCTGACTCTGGGTAGCGCTAGCGCAAACCGTCGTATCGCCATTCTTGGCGACATGCTGGAATTGGGTAGCCTTGCCGACAAGTTCCATCAGGAAATCGGCGCCATGGTTCCCGAAATGAATTTCGATATGCTTTTTACCGTTGGTGAAAAGTCCAAGCTGTATGTGAAGGGCGCAAAGGCCAAGGGCATGAAGAAGGCTTACCACTTCGAAAATGTGGAAAGCCTTATCGCTAGCCTTACCGTAGTGGTTGCTGAAGGCGACTTGCTCTTGGTGAAGGGTAGCCGCGGTATGCATATGGAGCAGGTGGTTGACGCCATGCTAAAGCTGACAAAGGTAAGTGTTTAA
- the rsmH gene encoding 16S rRNA (cytosine(1402)-N(4))-methyltransferase RsmH has translation MSKNDPQVKSLHTKEFSEAAVAGVEGGVFYHDPVMLKECLEGLKLKGSEVLTDGTFADCTLGGGGHSYAIATRLSNAGTLHAFDRDDDAVKFATKRLAGVAPKFIVHPVPFGELGNEIPADTLDGVLYDLGISSHQVDDSSRGFTFVGNNPLDLRMDRREEVSAQEWLRSVSADDLAEALRKNADMDRAFKLATRIIEVAAETGRAGRDILPSDIKAVVEAVFPDKRRDANSLLARVFQAVRMEVNGELRQIENSLRAAVDCLKVGGRLVVMSYHSVEDRCVKDTCAEFEKACICPEHMPVCVCGGNHQRLKKVNRKPILPTEKEIAVNSRARSAKLRVYERV, from the coding sequence ATGTCCAAAAATGATCCTCAAGTAAAATCCTTACATACAAAAGAATTTTCTGAAGCTGCCGTCGCAGGTGTTGAAGGTGGCGTGTTCTATCATGATCCTGTAATGCTTAAGGAATGTCTCGAAGGCCTTAAGCTTAAAGGTAGTGAGGTACTTACCGATGGTACGTTTGCAGATTGCACTCTGGGCGGTGGCGGTCACTCTTACGCTATTGCCACTCGTCTTTCTAATGCAGGCACTCTCCACGCTTTCGACCGTGACGATGATGCCGTAAAGTTTGCAACCAAGCGCCTGGCTGGTGTTGCTCCCAAGTTCATTGTTCATCCGGTTCCCTTTGGCGAACTGGGTAACGAAATTCCGGCAGACACCTTGGACGGTGTTCTTTATGATCTGGGCATTAGCAGTCATCAGGTTGATGATTCCAGCCGCGGCTTTACCTTTGTTGGTAACAATCCTCTGGATCTTCGCATGGATCGTCGCGAAGAAGTTAGCGCCCAGGAATGGCTCCGCAGTGTAAGTGCAGACGACTTGGCAGAAGCTCTTCGCAAGAATGCCGATATGGATCGCGCATTCAAGCTTGCAACCCGTATTATTGAAGTCGCCGCAGAAACAGGCCGTGCTGGCCGCGACATTCTGCCCAGCGATATCAAGGCTGTTGTAGAAGCGGTGTTCCCGGACAAGCGTCGTGATGCAAACAGCTTGCTTGCCCGCGTATTCCAGGCTGTCCGTATGGAAGTAAACGGCGAACTTCGCCAGATTGAAAACAGCCTCCGTGCCGCAGTGGATTGCCTTAAGGTTGGCGGTCGCCTGGTTGTGATGAGCTATCACTCTGTGGAAGACCGTTGCGTCAAGGATACCTGCGCAGAATTTGAAAAGGCCTGCATTTGCCCTGAACATATGCCTGTGTGCGTTTGTGGTGGCAATCACCAGCGTCTTAAGAAGGTGAATCGCAAGCCGATTCTTCCGACAGAAAAAGAAATTGCAGTCAACAGCAGGGCTCGCTCTGCGAAACTTAGGGTATACGAAAGGGTATGA
- a CDS encoding putative lipid II flippase FtsW: MNKLLLIVVLLLICFGVAVVYTASAPFAVAHGRPAEYYMLEHLKKAVPGLIVMLFIGRFIDYGNLKVWGRLFFVGAAILTFIALIHGHGVKGANRWIFGLQPSEFMKLGLIIWVSVKLSEAGDNIKSLAGTLIQPGIPFGITAILLVLQPNYSMLIMVTGIVVSIMVVAGVNYKYLGYTALGAIPLAFGILMSTHHSRNRILAFFAEEGKMQASNWQGDHALQALGNGGWFGTGFGQGVQKLGYLPEAHKDVVYAVIGEEFGFIGLFVILALFAVLFAQGFKIAQNSATRFGKYLAFGLTLSLFLNFLVHVCVCVGLFPMTGQPLPFFSYGGTNLIYTSLAVGILLNISRPTSGKKVKEPYTSGSSLESSVFRNFDFSRRNA, from the coding sequence ATGAACAAGCTGCTGCTTATAGTAGTCTTGTTGCTGATTTGCTTCGGCGTGGCTGTGGTATATACCGCATCCGCTCCCTTTGCTGTTGCCCACGGACGTCCTGCAGAATACTATATGCTGGAACATCTGAAGAAGGCTGTTCCGGGTCTGATTGTGATGCTGTTTATTGGCCGCTTTATTGACTATGGCAACCTAAAGGTTTGGGGCCGCCTGTTCTTTGTAGGCGCTGCCATCTTGACTTTTATCGCCTTGATCCATGGCCATGGTGTCAAAGGTGCCAACCGTTGGATTTTCGGCTTGCAGCCTTCCGAATTCATGAAACTTGGCTTGATTATTTGGGTAAGCGTAAAGTTGTCTGAGGCTGGAGATAACATCAAGTCTCTTGCAGGAACATTGATCCAGCCGGGGATCCCCTTTGGAATTACGGCCATACTGCTGGTGCTGCAGCCGAACTATTCCATGCTGATTATGGTAACCGGTATTGTCGTTAGCATTATGGTTGTTGCTGGCGTGAATTATAAGTACCTGGGCTATACTGCCCTGGGAGCCATACCTTTGGCCTTTGGCATCTTGATGAGTACTCATCACTCTAGAAACCGTATTCTTGCGTTCTTTGCAGAAGAAGGAAAAATGCAGGCTTCGAACTGGCAGGGTGATCATGCTTTGCAGGCTCTTGGCAATGGCGGATGGTTTGGCACAGGTTTTGGACAGGGTGTTCAGAAGCTTGGTTACTTGCCTGAAGCACATAAGGATGTTGTATACGCAGTAATTGGTGAAGAGTTCGGCTTTATCGGCTTGTTTGTGATTCTTGCTCTCTTTGCAGTTCTTTTTGCTCAGGGCTTCAAGATTGCGCAGAATTCTGCAACCCGTTTTGGCAAGTACTTGGCTTTTGGTTTGACTCTTTCGCTGTTCCTGAACTTTTTGGTTCATGTATGCGTTTGCGTTGGATTGTTCCCCATGACGGGTCAGCCTTTGCCGTTCTTCAGCTACGGCGGAACGAATTTGATTTATACCTCACTTGCTGTAGGGATCCTGTTGAACATTTCTCGTCCTACCTCTGGAAAGAAAGTCAAGGAACCTTACACCAGTGGTAGTTCGCTAGAAAGTAGCGTGTTTAGGAATTTTGATTTTTCAAGGAGAAACGCATGA
- a CDS encoding PASTA domain-containing protein, translating into MNINVDALSIAKTLVLGVVGVLAWQTFNIQVLNREVYQNQTKSMVTRTKNIFAERGQIMDRNGVVLADNLRDTINPEDFSRIFLQGKLASQIVGKVGYNGTGSMGLEKVFDLRLRGNEGFRVSIQDAKKNEIYGRSENVAEAEPGKNLVLTIDKNMQEIVEKALKDGVIEFEAKNASAVVVDPYTGEILAMASYPTFDPNSKNQGVGRMAKNDIVAMAYEPGSTFKVITAAAALENGVVSPDTIFANEGKCWSWNPRSEKICDTHIYGDMDMAEAMVQSSNIVFGKIADKVGADKLYRMARNFGLGMKTSESFYGEESGKLLRPYELKADDRTLKTMGFGHAMMVTPIQLVMAYSAVANGGKLMEPMLVKEWRDSEGHLVEKKEPVEVRRVISEQTAASIRQMLHRVVNNGTAKKVMSKKIPDVIFGGKTGTAEKYNQETRKYDRDHQVASFIGLAPVEDARYVCMVLVDDPQTAQHHGGNTAGPIFRRIMEGVYYHPELSPASHALSLVDAKSNCKNDFVGMMAKDAKTMAEAKNCKVQFEGEGNRVISERRDMSDSVGITLVLGNVDAGKMPNLKGLSLKDALEIAGSIRMNVEYTGKGRVVAQSPKAEEELRKGQVCKLTLKERG; encoded by the coding sequence ATGAATATCAATGTTGATGCACTCTCTATCGCGAAGACTTTGGTTCTTGGTGTTGTCGGGGTTCTTGCTTGGCAGACTTTTAACATCCAGGTGCTGAATCGTGAGGTTTACCAGAATCAGACCAAGAGCATGGTGACCCGTACCAAGAACATCTTTGCTGAACGCGGCCAGATTATGGACCGTAACGGTGTTGTTCTTGCTGACAACCTGCGCGATACCATCAATCCTGAAGACTTCAGCAGAATCTTCTTGCAGGGTAAGCTTGCATCTCAGATTGTTGGCAAGGTTGGCTATAACGGAACCGGTAGCATGGGCCTGGAAAAGGTTTTTGACCTGCGCCTCCGTGGCAACGAAGGTTTCCGTGTCAGCATTCAAGACGCCAAGAAGAATGAAATCTATGGCCGTTCCGAGAACGTGGCTGAAGCTGAACCGGGTAAGAATCTTGTCTTGACAATTGACAAGAACATGCAGGAAATTGTTGAAAAGGCCCTGAAGGATGGCGTAATCGAATTTGAGGCTAAGAATGCAAGCGCCGTTGTAGTTGATCCTTATACCGGTGAAATTCTTGCCATGGCCAGCTATCCGACTTTTGACCCTAACTCCAAGAATCAGGGTGTTGGTCGTATGGCCAAGAATGACATTGTGGCCATGGCCTACGAACCGGGTTCCACATTCAAGGTTATCACCGCTGCTGCAGCACTGGAAAATGGTGTTGTTTCTCCGGATACAATCTTTGCAAATGAGGGCAAGTGCTGGAGCTGGAATCCCCGTTCCGAAAAGATTTGCGACACCCATATCTACGGGGATATGGATATGGCTGAAGCCATGGTTCAGTCCTCTAATATTGTTTTCGGTAAGATTGCCGATAAGGTGGGCGCCGATAAGCTTTATCGAATGGCTCGTAACTTTGGTCTGGGCATGAAGACCTCGGAAAGCTTCTATGGCGAAGAATCCGGTAAGCTGCTGCGCCCCTATGAACTTAAGGCCGATGATCGAACCTTGAAGACGATGGGCTTTGGCCACGCCATGATGGTTACTCCTATCCAGCTGGTGATGGCATACTCTGCTGTGGCAAACGGCGGTAAGCTGATGGAACCCATGCTTGTAAAGGAATGGCGTGATTCCGAAGGTCATCTTGTAGAAAAGAAGGAACCGGTTGAAGTTCGCCGCGTGATTTCTGAACAGACTGCAGCCAGCATCCGTCAAATGCTTCATCGTGTGGTGAACAACGGTACCGCAAAGAAGGTTATGAGCAAGAAGATTCCGGATGTGATTTTCGGTGGCAAGACTGGTACCGCAGAAAAGTACAATCAGGAAACTCGCAAGTATGACCGTGATCATCAGGTGGCTTCCTTTATTGGCCTTGCTCCTGTTGAAGACGCTCGCTACGTTTGCATGGTCTTGGTGGACGATCCTCAGACAGCTCAGCATCATGGCGGTAATACCGCTGGTCCGATTTTCCGTCGCATTATGGAAGGCGTCTACTATCATCCGGAATTGTCTCCTGCATCCCATGCACTCTCTCTTGTTGATGCAAAGTCTAATTGCAAGAACGATTTTGTTGGCATGATGGCTAAGGATGCAAAGACCATGGCTGAAGCAAAGAATTGCAAGGTCCAGTTTGAGGGTGAAGGAAATCGTGTGATTTCTGAACGCCGCGATATGAGTGATTCCGTAGGCATCACCCTGGTCCTTGGAAATGTGGATGCGGGCAAAATGCCCAACCTGAAGGGCCTTTCCTTGAAGGATGCTCTGGAAATTGCAGGAAGCATTCGCATGAATGTTGAATATACAGGCAAGGGTCGTGTTGTTGCCCAATCCCCGAAGGCCGAAGAAGAATTGCGTAAAGGGCAAGTTTGCAAACTAACGTTGAAGGAGAGGGGCTAA